In one Burkholderiales bacterium GJ-E10 genomic region, the following are encoded:
- a CDS encoding nitrogenase molybdenum-iron protein subunit alpha, producing the protein MSLTAEETKTRNKQLIDEVLKAYPEKTAKKRAKHLNTFEEGKTDCNVKSNIKSIPGVMTIRGCAYAGSKGVVWGPIKDMIHISHGPVGCGQYSWGSRRNYYIGSTGVDTFVTMQFTSDFQEKDIVFGGDKKLEKIIDEIQELFPLNKGISVQSECPIGLIGDDIEAVSKKKSKEFDGHTIVPVRCEGFRGVSQSLGHHIANDAIRDWVFDRVDPNKNAFEPTPYDVAIIGDYNIGGDAWSSRILLEEMGLRVIAQWSGDGSLAELENTPKAKLNVLHCYRSMNYISRHMEEKYGIPWVEYNFFGPSKIESSLREIASHFDDRIKEGAERVIAKYKPLMEAVVAKYRPRLQGKKVMLFVGGLRPRHVIGAYEDLGMEVVGTGYEFGHNDDYQRTTHYVKDGTLIYDDVTGYEFEKFVEKVQPDLVGSGIKEKYVFQKMGVPFRQMHSWDYSGPYHGYDGFAIFARDMDMAINSPVWGLTKAPWK; encoded by the coding sequence ATGAGCCTCACCGCGGAAGAAACCAAGACACGCAACAAGCAACTCATCGACGAGGTGCTCAAGGCCTACCCCGAAAAGACGGCAAAGAAGCGCGCCAAGCATCTGAATACCTTCGAGGAGGGCAAGACCGACTGCAACGTCAAGTCCAACATCAAGTCCATTCCGGGCGTGATGACGATCCGCGGATGTGCGTACGCGGGTTCCAAAGGCGTGGTGTGGGGCCCGATCAAGGACATGATCCATATTTCGCACGGGCCGGTCGGATGCGGGCAGTACTCCTGGGGATCGCGCCGCAACTACTACATCGGGTCGACCGGCGTGGACACGTTCGTGACGATGCAGTTCACCTCCGATTTCCAGGAAAAGGACATCGTCTTCGGCGGCGACAAGAAGCTCGAAAAGATCATCGACGAGATCCAGGAGCTTTTCCCGCTCAACAAGGGAATTTCGGTGCAGTCGGAATGCCCGATCGGCCTGATCGGCGACGACATCGAAGCCGTATCGAAGAAGAAGTCCAAGGAGTTTGACGGGCACACCATCGTTCCGGTTCGCTGCGAGGGATTTCGAGGCGTCTCACAATCTCTTGGCCACCATATCGCCAACGACGCGATCCGCGATTGGGTGTTCGACCGGGTGGATCCGAACAAGAACGCGTTCGAGCCCACGCCATACGACGTGGCGATCATCGGCGACTACAACATCGGCGGGGACGCCTGGTCCTCCCGGATCCTGCTCGAGGAAATGGGCTTGCGGGTGATCGCCCAGTGGTCCGGAGACGGCTCCCTCGCGGAACTGGAGAACACGCCCAAGGCCAAGCTCAACGTGCTGCATTGCTATCGGTCGATGAATTACATCAGCCGACACATGGAAGAAAAGTACGGGATTCCGTGGGTCGAATACAACTTCTTCGGCCCGAGCAAGATCGAGTCGTCCCTGCGCGAAATCGCGAGCCACTTCGACGACCGGATCAAGGAAGGCGCCGAACGCGTCATCGCCAAATACAAGCCGTTGATGGAAGCCGTGGTCGCGAAGTACAGGCCGCGCCTGCAAGGCAAGAAGGTGATGCTGTTCGTCGGCGGATTGCGCCCGAGGCACGTCATCGGCGCGTACGAGGATCTGGGTATGGAAGTGGTGGGAACCGGATATGAATTCGGCCACAACGACGACTATCAGCGCACGACGCACTACGTGAAGGACGGGACGCTGATCTATGACGACGTGACGGGTTACGAATTCGAGAAATTCGTCGAGAAGGTGCAACCCGATCTGGTTGGATCCGGGATCAAGGAGAAGTACGTGTTCCAGAAAATGGGCGTGCCGTTCAGGCAGATGCACTCGTGGGACTACTCCGGGCCATATCACGGCTACGACGGCTTCGCGATCTTCGCGCGGGACATGGACATGGCGATCAACAGCCCCGTATGGGGGTTGACGAAGGCGCCCTGGAAGTAA
- a CDS encoding uncharacterized conserved small protein containing a coiled-coil domain — protein sequence METDSLEDLKARAKKASARAMNCKMELHDLSEELPANWEKILDVAQRTHDAFAALHDVRARIAQSGG from the coding sequence ATGGAAACCGATTCGCTGGAGGATCTCAAGGCGCGCGCGAAGAAGGCCTCGGCTCGCGCGATGAACTGCAAGATGGAACTGCACGACCTCTCCGAAGAACTCCCGGCCAACTGGGAGAAGATCCTGGACGTGGCGCAGCGCACCCACGATGCCTTCGCCGCGCTGCACGACGTGCGCGCGCGGATCGCGCAGTCCGGAGGGTAA
- a CDS encoding nitrogen fixation protein encodes MTNQAIAEDVVRPVFPESAFLQELVKQWRAQDTNGVWDKKSDADLIAPYIVTKEQRREVPIIGDPDPETLWRVELFFNAVGLAIERRTGVMVTPMMKMHHEGFGRMVLLAGRLVVVTKQLRDVHRFGFESVEKLAEEGGKYVDAGVQMIEQFPAVANFG; translated from the coding sequence GTGACAAACCAAGCGATTGCGGAGGACGTCGTAAGGCCGGTATTTCCGGAATCGGCGTTTCTTCAGGAACTCGTGAAGCAATGGCGAGCGCAGGACACCAACGGCGTCTGGGACAAAAAGAGCGATGCGGACCTGATCGCGCCCTATATCGTCACCAAGGAGCAACGCCGAGAAGTCCCGATCATCGGTGATCCGGATCCGGAGACGCTGTGGCGCGTGGAGCTCTTCTTCAACGCCGTCGGGCTGGCGATCGAGCGGCGCACCGGCGTCATGGTTACGCCGATGATGAAGATGCACCACGAAGGCTTTGGGCGCATGGTGTTGTTGGCCGGAAGGCTGGTCGTCGTGACCAAGCAACTGCGCGACGTGCATCGGTTCGGCTTCGAAAGCGTCGAAAAACTCGCCGAAGAGGGGGGGAAGTACGTCGACGCGGGCGTGCAGATGATCGAGCAGTTTCCCGCGGTAGCGAACTTCGGATAG
- a CDS encoding nitrogenase molybdenum-cofactor biosynthesis protein NifE — MSIKLAGKLQEVFDEPGCDKNREKPEAVRKKGCTKQLAPGAAAGGCAFDGAKIALQPIVDAAHLVHGPIACEGNSWDNRHAASSGPATYRIGFTTDINELDVIYGGEKRLYKAIRQIVERYDPPAIFVYQTCVTALIGDDIEAVCKTASEKFGKPVIPVDAPGFAGVKNLGNKLAGEALLDHVIGTREPEYTTPTDINIIGEYNLSGELWQVKPLLDAIGVRILACISGDARYHEVASSHRAKAAMMVCSKAMINIARKMQERYGIPFFEGSFYGIGDMSESLRQIARLLLDRGGPQEILDRTEALIRAEEARAWARIEPYRERLRGTRVLLITGGVKSWSVVAALQEIGMEVVGTSVKKSTKEDKQRIEEIMGGDAHMIDDMTPREMYRMLKDAGADIMLSGGRSQFVALKAKMPWLDINQERHHAYAGYEGMVTLVREIDRAIHNPVWEQVRRPAPWADDVPAVVRPAEGAVANAEPVRRSVPAAQAADLTEIG, encoded by the coding sequence ATGTCGATTAAACTCGCCGGAAAGCTGCAGGAGGTCTTCGACGAACCCGGTTGCGACAAGAACCGGGAAAAGCCGGAGGCCGTGCGCAAGAAGGGCTGCACCAAGCAACTCGCGCCGGGGGCGGCGGCGGGAGGCTGCGCCTTCGACGGGGCCAAGATCGCGCTCCAGCCCATCGTGGATGCGGCGCACCTGGTCCACGGCCCGATTGCCTGCGAGGGCAATTCGTGGGACAACCGCCATGCCGCATCTTCCGGGCCGGCCACCTATCGCATCGGGTTCACCACCGACATCAACGAGCTTGACGTCATCTATGGCGGGGAGAAGCGTCTATACAAGGCGATCCGGCAGATCGTCGAGCGCTACGATCCGCCGGCGATATTCGTCTATCAGACTTGCGTCACCGCGCTGATCGGCGACGACATCGAAGCGGTATGCAAGACCGCCTCGGAAAAGTTTGGGAAGCCGGTCATCCCGGTCGACGCACCCGGGTTCGCCGGCGTGAAGAACCTGGGCAACAAGCTTGCCGGCGAGGCGCTGCTCGATCATGTGATCGGCACCCGGGAGCCGGAATACACGACGCCCACCGACATCAACATCATCGGCGAATACAATCTGTCGGGCGAGCTGTGGCAGGTCAAGCCCCTGCTCGATGCGATCGGGGTGCGCATTCTTGCGTGCATCAGCGGCGACGCCCGCTACCACGAGGTGGCGAGTTCGCATCGGGCCAAGGCGGCGATGATGGTCTGCTCCAAGGCGATGATCAACATCGCGCGCAAGATGCAGGAGCGCTACGGCATTCCGTTCTTCGAGGGATCGTTTTACGGGATCGGCGACATGTCGGAGTCCTTGCGGCAGATCGCGCGCCTGCTCCTCGACCGGGGTGGTCCGCAGGAAATTCTCGACCGGACGGAAGCGCTGATCCGGGCGGAAGAGGCCCGGGCTTGGGCGCGCATCGAGCCCTACCGGGAGCGCCTGCGCGGCACGCGCGTGCTGCTGATCACGGGCGGCGTGAAGTCGTGGTCGGTGGTCGCCGCGCTGCAGGAAATCGGCATGGAGGTCGTCGGCACCAGCGTGAAGAAATCCACCAAGGAAGACAAGCAGCGCATCGAGGAGATCATGGGAGGCGATGCCCACATGATCGACGACATGACTCCGCGCGAGATGTACCGGATGCTCAAGGACGCGGGGGCCGACATCATGCTTTCGGGAGGGCGGTCGCAGTTCGTTGCGCTCAAGGCCAAGATGCCGTGGTTGGACATCAATCAGGAGCGCCACCACGCCTATGCGGGGTACGAGGGCATGGTGACGCTGGTCCGGGAGATCGACCGCGCGATCCATAACCCGGTTTGGGAACAGGTGCGACGGCCGGCGCCGTGGGCCGACGACGTCCCTGCGGTCGTCCGCCCTGCGGAAGGGGCGGTGGCGAACGCGGAGCCCGTTCGGCGATCTGTGCCCGCGGCCCAAGCTGCTGATCTCACGGAAATCGGCTAA
- a CDS encoding nitrogenase reductase — MAKLRQIAFYGKGGIGKSTTSQNTLAALAEMGQKILIVGCDPKADSTRLILHSKAQDTILSLAADAGSVEDLELEDVMKVGYRDIRCVESGGPEPGVGCAGRGVITSINFLEEEGAYDGVDYVSYDVLGDVVCGGFAMPIRENKAQEIYIVMSGEMMAMYAANNISKGILKYANSGGVRLGGLVCNERQTDKELELADALAKKLGTTLIHFVPRDNIVQHAELRRMTVMEYAPDSKQADEYRTLANKIHGNAGNGVIPTPITMDELEDLLMSHGIIKQVDENLVGKRAAEAVAA, encoded by the coding sequence ATGGCCAAACTCAGACAAATCGCGTTTTACGGCAAAGGCGGCATCGGCAAGTCGACCACGTCTCAGAACACCCTCGCGGCCTTGGCCGAAATGGGTCAAAAAATTCTGATCGTCGGCTGCGATCCGAAGGCCGATTCCACCCGTCTCATTCTGCATTCGAAGGCGCAGGACACAATCCTTTCCTTGGCGGCTGATGCCGGATCGGTCGAGGATCTCGAACTCGAAGACGTCATGAAGGTCGGCTATCGCGACATTCGCTGCGTCGAGTCGGGCGGTCCGGAGCCCGGCGTCGGTTGCGCTGGCCGCGGCGTGATCACCTCGATCAACTTCCTCGAGGAAGAGGGCGCGTACGACGGCGTCGACTACGTCTCCTACGACGTGCTGGGCGACGTGGTCTGCGGCGGCTTCGCAATGCCGATCCGCGAGAACAAGGCCCAGGAGATCTACATCGTCATGTCCGGCGAGATGATGGCCATGTATGCGGCCAACAACATCTCGAAGGGGATTCTGAAGTACGCCAACTCCGGCGGCGTCCGCCTGGGTGGCCTGGTGTGCAACGAGCGCCAGACCGACAAGGAACTGGAGCTTGCCGATGCGCTGGCGAAGAAGCTGGGCACGACGCTCATCCACTTTGTGCCGCGCGACAACATCGTCCAGCACGCCGAGCTGCGCCGCATGACGGTGATGGAGTACGCCCCGGACTCGAAGCAGGCGGACGAGTACCGCACGCTGGCGAACAAGATCCACGGCAACGCCGGCAATGGGGTGATTCCCACGCCGATCACGATGGACGAGCTGGAGGATCTGCTCATGTCCCACGGGATCATCAAGCAGGTCGACGAGAACCTGGTCGGCAAGCGGGCGGCGGAGGCCGTAGCGGCGTAA
- a CDS encoding nitrogenase molybdenum-iron protein subunit beta has protein sequence MPQSAEEILDHEQLFRQPEYQELFQSKKANFEFSVPVDQVKSIAEWTKTVEYKEKNFARDSLTVNPAKACQPLGAVFAANGFSKTLSFVHGSQGCVAYYRSHFSRHFKEPTSCVSSSMTEDAAVFGGLNNMIDGLANSYSLYKPEMIAVSTTCMAEVIGDDLNAFIKTAKEKGSVPAEFDVPFAHTPAFVGSHVTGYDNTLLGILRHFWDGKADTAPKLERKPNESINFIGGFDGFVVGNIPEIRRIFGLMGVEHTIVCDPSDNWNTPTDGEFRMYDGGTTKADVESALHAKATVIFQEFCSVKTAKFIAEHGQEVVALNHPMGVRGTDRFLMEVARITGKPIPAELERERGRLVDAIADSQAHLHGKKYAVYGDPDFTLGMTEFLLELGAEPTHVLATNGDETWAAKVQALFDSSPFGTHCKVYPKRDLWHMRSLLFTEPVDFLIGNTYGKYLERDTGVPLVRLAFPIFDRHHYHRMPIWGYDGAMRVLVMLLDEHFEALDARTNTPAETDYSYDIIR, from the coding sequence ATGCCGCAAAGCGCCGAAGAAATCCTCGACCACGAACAACTGTTCCGTCAGCCGGAATACCAGGAACTGTTCCAAAGCAAGAAGGCGAATTTCGAGTTCTCGGTCCCCGTCGATCAGGTGAAATCGATTGCCGAATGGACCAAGACCGTCGAGTACAAGGAAAAAAATTTCGCCCGTGATTCGCTCACCGTCAATCCGGCGAAAGCGTGTCAGCCGTTGGGGGCGGTGTTCGCCGCCAACGGCTTCTCCAAGACGCTTTCGTTCGTCCATGGATCCCAAGGCTGCGTGGCCTATTACCGCTCGCACTTCTCGCGCCATTTCAAGGAGCCGACCTCCTGCGTTTCCTCTTCGATGACCGAGGACGCGGCGGTGTTCGGCGGGCTCAACAACATGATCGACGGTCTTGCGAACAGCTATAGCCTGTACAAGCCGGAGATGATTGCGGTGTCGACGACCTGCATGGCCGAGGTGATTGGCGACGACCTCAACGCCTTCATCAAGACCGCGAAGGAAAAGGGAAGTGTTCCGGCCGAGTTCGATGTGCCGTTCGCGCACACGCCGGCGTTCGTGGGTTCGCATGTCACCGGCTACGACAATACCCTGCTCGGGATCCTCCGGCATTTCTGGGACGGAAAGGCCGACACCGCGCCGAAGCTCGAGCGCAAGCCCAACGAGTCGATCAATTTCATCGGGGGGTTCGACGGCTTCGTCGTCGGCAACATTCCCGAAATCCGTCGAATTTTCGGTCTGATGGGCGTGGAGCATACGATCGTGTGCGATCCGTCCGACAACTGGAACACGCCCACCGATGGCGAGTTCCGGATGTACGACGGGGGAACCACCAAAGCCGATGTGGAATCAGCCCTTCACGCCAAGGCGACGGTGATCTTCCAGGAATTCTGCTCGGTCAAGACCGCGAAGTTCATCGCCGAGCACGGCCAGGAGGTCGTCGCGCTCAACCATCCGATGGGCGTGCGCGGAACCGACCGATTCCTGATGGAGGTGGCCAGGATCACCGGAAAGCCGATCCCGGCGGAACTCGAGCGCGAGCGCGGGCGGTTGGTCGACGCCATCGCGGATTCGCAGGCGCACTTGCACGGCAAGAAGTATGCGGTGTATGGCGATCCCGATTTCACGCTGGGGATGACGGAATTCCTGCTGGAACTCGGCGCGGAGCCGACCCACGTCCTGGCCACCAACGGCGACGAAACCTGGGCGGCGAAGGTGCAGGCCCTGTTCGATTCCTCGCCGTTCGGGACCCACTGCAAGGTTTATCCGAAGCGCGACCTTTGGCACATGCGATCGCTGCTCTTCACCGAGCCGGTCGACTTTCTCATCGGCAACACCTACGGCAAGTATCTCGAACGGGACACCGGCGTTCCGCTGGTGCGCCTGGCGTTCCCGATCTTCGACCGGCACCACTACCACCGCATGCCGATCTGGGGCTACGACGGGGCGATGCGCGTGCTGGTGATGCTGCTCGACGAGCACTTCGAGGCGCTCGATGCGCGGACGAACACGCCGGCGGAAACGGATTACTCGTACGACATCATCCGCTAA
- a CDS encoding ferredoxin, whose product MANVTFSSPLMARDVTVYAVAGDRGTLLALAKSHHIPIPFDCQDGECSSCLVQVTHLTPHTRHGISLTEKEKEVLRQLGKITKDEVRDAEVNDMPPHYRLACQYFVRDEDILVTFDGDATLPPKALALTAAAPVYKGGVAIGTLDEFLSYAVKVEEDAAVHFEHLSESMAACGNADVAALFRQLGGYSRLHLEQARAKCREHHVTVKLPPSTAWPDNQTPEMTTLWAGDPALSRLGALKAALQGEQRGLEFYYSVHGTTKDPTIRAVAKEFVREEAEHVETLKLWIAKEEAASAALKGGVSNRMSEIR is encoded by the coding sequence ATGGCCAACGTAACGTTCTCCTCACCCTTGATGGCGCGTGATGTCACGGTATATGCCGTGGCCGGAGACCGGGGCACGCTCCTCGCGCTCGCCAAGTCGCACCATATTCCCATCCCCTTTGACTGCCAGGACGGCGAGTGCAGTTCCTGCCTCGTGCAGGTGACGCATCTGACGCCGCATACGCGCCACGGAATTTCGCTCACGGAAAAGGAGAAGGAGGTTCTGCGCCAGCTCGGCAAGATCACCAAGGACGAAGTGCGCGATGCCGAAGTCAACGACATGCCTCCGCACTACCGGCTGGCGTGCCAGTATTTCGTGCGCGACGAGGACATCCTGGTGACGTTCGACGGCGATGCAACGCTGCCGCCCAAGGCGCTGGCCCTGACCGCCGCCGCTCCGGTCTACAAGGGTGGCGTGGCCATCGGCACCCTCGACGAATTTCTGAGCTACGCGGTCAAGGTCGAGGAGGACGCGGCGGTGCATTTCGAGCACCTGAGCGAATCGATGGCGGCCTGCGGCAATGCCGACGTCGCCGCACTGTTCCGCCAGCTTGGCGGCTATTCTCGCCTGCACCTGGAACAGGCCCGGGCGAAATGCCGGGAGCACCACGTCACGGTCAAGCTGCCGCCGAGCACCGCATGGCCGGACAACCAAACCCCCGAAATGACCACGCTGTGGGCGGGTGACCCGGCACTCTCCCGGCTGGGCGCCCTCAAGGCGGCCTTGCAGGGCGAGCAGCGCGGATTGGAGTTTTACTACAGCGTCCACGGCACCACGAAGGATCCGACCATACGCGCGGTGGCCAAGGAATTCGTGCGCGAGGAAGCCGAGCACGTCGAGACGCTCAAGCTCTGGATCGCCAAGGAAGAGGCGGCCTCTGCCGCACTGAAGGGCGGGGTTTCCAACCGGATGTCGGAGATACGATGA
- a CDS encoding nitrogenase molybdenum-cofactor synthesis protein NifN protein, translated as MATVITQTKPVAVNPLKMSQPLGAAYAFLGMDRCMPVMHGSQGCTSFGLVLLVRHFREAIPLQTTAMNEATTILGGLDNIEKAILNIRNRAKPDLIAICSTGLTETKGDDVHAWLKLVRGRRPELADTQLVYVSTPDYVGAFQDGWANAVCALVDALVAPAPSRDPLRLNVLPGCHLTPADVEELRDIVESFGLVPVFLPDLSGSLDGHIPDDFAPTTLGGTTLRDARAMGSAAATLAVGEQMRPCARRLQERTGIPFEVFDRLTGLEANDRLLLWLSDLSGRPVPARWRRQRSQLQDAMLDAHFFFGGKNVAIGAEPDLLWGLGALLAEIGCSISCAVTTTQSPLLEHLPAREVRIGDLEDLEHGAAGCDLLITHSHGRQAADRLGIPFYRAGLPMFDRLGAAHRCMVGYRGTRETLFEIGNLLLADAGRHEATPQTWQLPQETLSAIANAV; from the coding sequence GTGGCGACCGTCATTACCCAAACGAAGCCTGTGGCGGTGAATCCGCTCAAGATGAGTCAGCCGCTCGGCGCGGCATATGCCTTCCTGGGAATGGATCGCTGCATGCCGGTGATGCACGGCTCCCAGGGATGCACCTCGTTCGGTCTGGTCCTGCTGGTGCGGCATTTCCGCGAAGCGATTCCGCTGCAGACCACCGCCATGAACGAGGCAACGACGATCCTCGGCGGTCTGGACAACATCGAAAAAGCGATCCTCAACATCCGCAATCGCGCCAAACCCGATCTCATCGCAATCTGTTCCACCGGCCTCACCGAAACCAAGGGCGACGACGTACATGCCTGGCTCAAGCTCGTGCGGGGGCGGCGGCCCGAGCTCGCCGACACGCAACTCGTCTACGTTTCGACTCCGGATTATGTGGGCGCCTTTCAGGACGGCTGGGCCAACGCCGTTTGCGCGCTCGTCGATGCGCTGGTGGCGCCTGCGCCGAGCCGCGATCCGCTGCGGCTCAATGTTTTGCCCGGATGCCACCTGACGCCGGCGGATGTCGAGGAACTGCGGGACATCGTCGAGTCGTTCGGCCTGGTTCCGGTGTTTCTTCCCGACCTGTCGGGATCGCTCGATGGCCATATTCCGGACGATTTCGCGCCCACGACCTTGGGCGGAACCACGCTACGGGACGCGCGTGCGATGGGGTCCGCGGCCGCCACGCTCGCCGTCGGAGAACAGATGCGTCCCTGCGCGCGGCGTCTGCAGGAGCGGACCGGAATTCCGTTCGAGGTGTTCGACCGTCTGACGGGGCTGGAGGCCAACGACCGGCTGCTGCTCTGGCTGTCGGACCTTTCCGGCCGACCGGTGCCCGCCCGTTGGCGCCGGCAACGCAGCCAGTTGCAGGACGCGATGCTCGATGCCCACTTCTTTTTCGGCGGCAAAAATGTCGCGATCGGTGCCGAACCGGACCTGCTGTGGGGTTTGGGAGCGCTTCTTGCCGAGATCGGATGCAGCATTTCGTGTGCCGTCACGACCACCCAGTCGCCGCTCCTGGAGCACCTTCCGGCGCGGGAGGTCCGCATCGGCGACCTCGAGGATCTCGAGCACGGCGCCGCGGGCTGTGATTTGCTGATCACGCATTCGCACGGGCGGCAGGCGGCGGATCGCCTGGGAATTCCGTTCTACCGCGCCGGATTGCCGATGTTCGACCGCCTCGGCGCGGCGCACCGATGCATGGTCGGGTACCGGGGGACGCGCGAGACGCTGTTCGAAATCGGGAATCTGCTGCTGGCCGATGCGGGACGGCATGAAGCGACGCCCCAAACCTGGCAACTGCCGCAGGAAACGCTGTCGGCGATTGCAAACGCCGTTTGA
- a CDS encoding iron-molibdenum cofactor processing protein, producing MKVAFATQDRQRVDAHFGWAKNIAVYDVRPDGYDYVQTYTFDGDLQEDGNEDKLAPKLDAIRDCAIVYVAAIGGSGAARVVAAKIHPIKVPEPEPILDILDRLVPVLQGTPPPWLRKAMRKGQERSFDFESEGE from the coding sequence ATGAAGGTCGCTTTCGCAACGCAGGATCGCCAGCGCGTCGACGCGCATTTCGGATGGGCGAAAAATATCGCCGTGTACGACGTACGACCGGACGGTTATGACTACGTTCAGACCTACACGTTCGACGGCGATCTCCAGGAAGACGGCAACGAGGACAAGCTTGCGCCGAAACTCGATGCCATCCGCGATTGCGCCATCGTCTACGTGGCGGCGATCGGCGGTTCCGGAGCCGCGCGGGTGGTCGCCGCAAAGATCCATCCGATCAAGGTGCCCGAGCCCGAACCGATCCTCGACATTCTTGACCGCTTGGTCCCGGTGTTGCAGGGAACCCCTCCGCCTTGGTTGCGCAAGGCCATGCGGAAGGGGCAGGAGCGGTCGTTCGATTTCGAAAGCGAAGGGGAGTGA
- a CDS encoding ferredoxin III, nif-specific, which produces MAEFTIVLPSGKRWTPRYAQAINENKCIGCGRCFRVCGRDVLQLVGLDEDGERVAVSADPDDEDGDAEYEKKVMTIAHPENCVGCEACMRICPKKCYTHATADV; this is translated from the coding sequence GTGGCCGAATTCACGATCGTCCTGCCCAGCGGGAAGAGATGGACGCCGCGCTATGCGCAGGCCATAAACGAGAACAAATGCATCGGTTGCGGGCGTTGCTTCCGCGTTTGCGGCCGCGACGTCCTGCAACTCGTCGGCTTGGATGAAGACGGCGAACGCGTCGCGGTATCGGCGGATCCCGACGACGAGGACGGCGACGCCGAGTACGAAAAAAAGGTCATGACCATCGCGCATCCCGAAAATTGCGTGGGCTGCGAGGCCTGCATGCGGATCTGTCCGAAGAAGTGCTACACGCATGCGACGGCGGACGTCTGA